From Diceros bicornis minor isolate mBicDic1 chromosome 17, mDicBic1.mat.cur, whole genome shotgun sequence, the proteins below share one genomic window:
- the PLCZ1 gene encoding LOW QUALITY PROTEIN: 1-phosphatidylinositol 4,5-bisphosphate phosphodiesterase zeta-1 (The sequence of the model RefSeq protein was modified relative to this genomic sequence to represent the inferred CDS: substituted 1 base at 1 genomic stop codon) — translation MTKSIASEIIQKYEPIEEVKQAHQMSFEGFTRYMDSSECLLFNNKCESVYQDMSHPLNDYFISSSHNTYLISDQLVGPSDLWGYVSALVKGCRCLEIDCWDGSQNEPVVYHGYTLTSKLLFKTVIQAIHKYAFITSDYPVVLSLENHCSPSQQEVIADNLQSILGEALLSDILDDFLDKLPSPEALKFKILVRNKKIGTLRETRERKGTDKHGQIEEYEEIEETDQEEEEDEEKESEIWDILKDNPEKETESKGVAGLPLFKKKRVRXYSVKVALALSDLVIYTKAEKFRSFHHSRLHQQFNESNSIGETKARKLSKLRAHEFILHTRKFITRIYPKATRADSSNFNPQEFWNIGCQMVALNFQTPGLPMDLQNGRFLDNGGSGYILKPQFLRDIKSKFNPNKVPNDGNPITLTIRLISGIQLPPSYHSSSNKADALVIIEIFGVPNDQVKQQTRVIKKNAFSPRWNETFTFIIQVPELALIRFVVENQGLIAGNEFLGQYTLPVLCMNKGYRRVPLFSKMGESLEPASLFIYVWYIR, via the exons ATGACTAAAAGTATTGCCTCTGAGATCATTCAAAAATATGAGCCTATTGAAGAAG ttAAGCAAGCACACCAGATGTCATTTGAAGGTTTTACAAGATACATGGATTCATCTGAATGTCTACTATTTAATAACAAGTGTGAAAGTGTTTATCAAGATATGAGTCATCcattaaatgattattttatcTCAAGTTCACATAACACATACTTGATATCTGACCAACTAGTGGGACCAAGTGACCTTTGGGGATATGTGag TGCCCTTGTGAAAGGATGCCGTTGTCTGGAAATTGACTGCTGGGATGGATCACAAAATGAACCTGTTGTGTACCACGGGTATACACTCACCAGCAAGCTTCTGTTCAAAACTGTTATTCAAGCGATACACAAATATGCGTTCATT ACCTCTGACTACCCGGTGGTGCTCTCTTTAGAAAATCACTGCTCCCCTTCCCAGCAAGAAGTGATAGCAGACAATTTGCAGTCTATTCTTGGAGAGGCCCTGCTTTCTGATATCCTTGATGATTTTCTAGACAAACTACCATCACCAGAG gcattaaaattcaaaatattagtTAGAAACAAGAAAATAGGGACCTTAAGGGAAACCCGTGAAAGAAAAGGTACTGATAAGCATGGTCAGATAGAGGaatatgaagaaattgaagagaCAGatcaagaggaggaagaggacgaagagaaagaatcagaaatatgggatattttaaaagataatccaGAAAAGGAAACGGAGTCCAAAGGGGTGGCTGGCTTACCACTATTCAAGAAAAAGAGGGTGAGATGATACTCT GTAAAAGTGGCTCTGGCCCTGTCTGATCTCGTCATTTATACAAAAGCCGAGAAGTTCAGAAGCTTCCACCATTCAAGACTGCATCAACAATTTAATGAAAGTAATTCTATTGGGGAGACAAAAGCAAGAAAACTTTCAAAGCTGAGAG ctcatgAGTTTATTCTTCACACCAGGAAGTTCATTACCAGAATATATCCCAAAGCAACACGAGCAGACTCTTCTAATTTTAATCCTCAAGAATTTTGGAATATAGGTTGTCAAATGG TGGCCTTAAATTTCCAGACCCCTGGTCTGCCTATGGACCTTCAAAACGGGAGATTTTTGGATAATGGtggttctggatatattttgaaaccaCAATTCCTAAGAGATATTAAATCAAAGTTTAACCCAAATAAAGTACCAAATGATGGTAATCCAATTACACTTACAATAAGG CTCATCAGTGGTATCCAATTGCCTCCCAGTTATCATTCATCATCTAACAAAGCTGACGCATTAGTGATTATAGAAATTTTTGGTGTTCCAAATGATCAAGTGAAACAGCAGACTcgtgtgattaaaaaaaatg CTTTTAGTCCAAGATGGAATGAAACATTCACATTTATTATTCAGGTGCCAGAATTGGCATTGATACGTTTTGTTGTTGAAAATCAAGGTTTAATAGCTGGAAATGAATTTCTCGGGCAATATACTCTACCGGTTCTATGCATGAACAAAG GTTACCGTCGTGTtcctctgttttccaaaatgggtgaGAGTCTTGAGCCTGCTTCACTGTTTATTTATGTTTGGTACATCAGATAG